One segment of Chlamydiota bacterium DNA contains the following:
- a CDS encoding GspH/FimT family pseudopilin: MTLPIGEYNKKGFTLIELLIVILIIGLIVLLGLPTFTKFGSNIRLKSAAQQVASLLRMARGIATTQNISTTVTIYTSNTNITQAANKIYITTASGSQLEKVWVASPLVQIPDVSGNSQNSGSTQASSQTITFSPYGTTSNSSIHIIQKGTLIEGNPYNPGSTSYSSTTNPIARSERVKCYSVTILNTTGRAAIYYYGRGQPWSNTNL, translated from the coding sequence ATGACATTACCAATTGGTGAATATAATAAAAAAGGCTTCACCCTCATTGAGCTTCTCATCGTGATTTTGATCATTGGACTGATCGTTCTTCTGGGCCTACCTACATTCACAAAATTCGGGAGCAATATTCGATTAAAGAGTGCTGCTCAACAAGTGGCAAGTCTCTTGCGAATGGCTAGAGGCATTGCAACCACACAAAATATTTCTACCACCGTCACCATTTATACGAGTAATACCAATATTACCCAAGCTGCAAATAAAATCTATATTACAACAGCCAGCGGCTCCCAGCTAGAAAAAGTCTGGGTTGCATCTCCTTTGGTTCAAATTCCCGATGTTTCAGGAAATTCTCAAAATTCTGGAAGTACTCAAGCCAGTTCTCAAACCATTACTTTTTCACCTTACGGAACAACATCTAACTCCTCCATTCACATCATTCAAAAAGGGACTTTGATTGAGGGAAACCCTTATAATCCTGGCAGCACCTCCTATTCTAGCACCACAAACCCTATCGCAAGATCCGAACGCGTCAAATGTTATTCGGTGACCATACTGAATACGACTGGCAGGGCAGCAATCTATTATTACGGAAGAGGACAGCCATGGTCAAATACGAATTTATAA
- a CDS encoding type II secretion system protein, whose amino-acid sequence MNFRPIKKCKSLKSRGFTLIELLSALAVFTIMALALYIVFDRANAVWRHGEYKVDQYQATRTALDMMSRELSSAIIATGGSGSIYRPYLWSVDGTSGSFTNPNDNFDQDQIYFILSRNNALYEVGYYIDDQGTSSPSDDLLRRAYSSETTTDFDISSTWTSGNSACGSFGSCDDFAIKVTDLNFKFIYKVSDNQYSEVETLETNRGWDTRMAYETGLPPLPTSSTTDDGLFPDFIEITLRVVDQAMIEKYNGSNPPAPPKADRKEFKIMIPMNQRSFRNG is encoded by the coding sequence ATGAACTTCCGACCAATTAAAAAATGTAAATCTTTAAAATCAAGAGGTTTTACGTTGATTGAACTCTTGAGCGCCCTGGCTGTCTTCACCATCATGGCCCTGGCCCTTTATATCGTTTTCGACCGAGCCAATGCCGTATGGCGTCATGGAGAATATAAGGTCGACCAATATCAAGCTACTCGAACAGCCTTAGACATGATGTCCAGAGAGCTCTCCTCTGCCATTATTGCAACGGGTGGGTCAGGGTCCATTTACCGTCCCTATCTCTGGAGTGTGGATGGAACATCAGGGTCCTTTACAAACCCAAATGATAATTTTGATCAGGACCAAATTTATTTTATTTTATCGAGAAATAATGCCCTTTACGAAGTGGGTTATTACATCGATGACCAAGGCACCTCTTCTCCATCTGATGATCTTTTACGAAGGGCGTATTCAAGTGAAACCACCACTGATTTTGATATTTCTTCCACCTGGACTTCAGGAAACTCCGCTTGCGGAAGTTTCGGCTCCTGCGATGATTTTGCCATTAAAGTGACGGACTTAAATTTCAAATTTATCTATAAGGTGAGCGACAACCAATACTCTGAAGTCGAAACCCTCGAAACAAACCGAGGCTGGGACACCCGCATGGCTTATGAAACGGGCCTTCCTCCCCTGCCTACCAGTTCAACCACCGATGATGGCCTGTTTCCAGATTTCATTGAAATTACACTGCGTGTCGTTGATCAAGCCATGATTGAAAAATATAATGGATCAAACCCGCCTGCCCCTCCCAAAGCGGATAGAAAAGAATTTAAGATTATGATTCCCATGAATCAGAGGAGTTTCCGAAATGGATAA
- the dnaJ gene encoding molecular chaperone DnaJ, with translation MAKQDYYELLGVKRDASLEELKKAYRQMAMKYHPDRNPGDKASEEKFKEVSEAYEILSDESKRAQYDRFGHAGVGGGRSSGPGSGGFGIDLEEALRTFMGEFGGGMFDDFFSSGRRRQSEGFGSDGESLQYELSISLKDAAFGCKKEISFQRLEKCQECKGQGVEHGSHSERCSQCGGSGKVHRSQGFFTVSQTCPQCHGRGEFVRHPCKHCHGEGRVRAHKKISVRIPPGVETGSRLKMSGEGNAGTGNGEEGSLYILIHVEEDEFFSREGNDILCEVPVPFYTATLGGEVEVPTLEGPAMLKIPSGTQNGKVFRLKGKGMHDLNGHGKGDERVRIIVEIPVRLNEEQKNLLKRFSEIQSENGLPMYQSFIDKVKKIFKL, from the coding sequence ATGGCAAAACAGGATTATTACGAACTTTTAGGTGTAAAAAGAGACGCTTCGCTTGAAGAGCTTAAGAAAGCCTATCGGCAAATGGCGATGAAATATCACCCGGATCGCAATCCCGGTGATAAGGCTTCCGAAGAAAAATTTAAGGAAGTTTCAGAGGCCTATGAAATTTTAAGCGACGAATCTAAAAGGGCCCAATATGACCGTTTTGGACATGCGGGGGTTGGAGGAGGACGCTCCTCAGGGCCTGGGTCTGGAGGATTTGGCATTGATTTGGAAGAGGCCCTGCGAACATTTATGGGGGAATTTGGCGGGGGGATGTTTGACGATTTTTTTAGTTCTGGACGTAGAAGGCAGTCGGAGGGTTTTGGCTCTGATGGAGAGAGCCTTCAATATGAACTCTCAATTAGTTTGAAGGATGCAGCTTTTGGCTGTAAAAAAGAAATTAGTTTTCAGCGTTTGGAAAAATGTCAGGAATGCAAAGGGCAGGGAGTCGAGCATGGATCCCACAGTGAACGCTGCTCTCAATGTGGCGGAAGCGGAAAAGTTCATCGAAGCCAGGGATTTTTTACGGTGAGTCAGACCTGTCCCCAATGCCATGGCCGGGGAGAATTTGTCCGTCATCCCTGTAAGCACTGTCATGGAGAGGGCCGCGTTCGGGCTCATAAAAAGATTTCAGTTAGAATTCCTCCAGGGGTTGAAACAGGATCTCGATTAAAAATGTCTGGAGAGGGGAATGCAGGTACTGGAAATGGAGAAGAAGGTTCTCTTTATATTTTAATTCATGTTGAGGAAGACGAATTCTTTTCGAGGGAAGGGAATGATATTCTCTGTGAAGTTCCGGTTCCATTTTATACGGCGACCTTAGGCGGAGAAGTCGAAGTTCCGACTTTAGAAGGGCCAGCCATGCTCAAAATTCCGAGTGGGACGCAAAACGGCAAGGTTTTTCGTTTAAAGGGAAAAGGAATGCATGACTTGAACGGCCATGGCAAGGGGGACGAACGGGTTCGGATTATTGTCGAAATTCCTGTGAGGCTCAATGAGGAGCAAAAAAACTTGCTCAAAAGATTTTCAGAAATTCAGTCTGAAAATGGTCTTCCGATGTATCAGTCTTTCATTGATAAGGTGAAAAAGATCTTCAAACTGTAA
- a CDS encoding type II secretion system protein GspG, with product MKYNMRLKRSKSLRFLTGFTIIEMLVVISVIAILASILLPALSSAQKKAKITKTQTMIDTITVALKQYRTDFGDFPPTTIPGVTGPVSAECLYYYTAATFVAGSSNSNIISTGPYMEYRAKDLGTTGDTANVDGSNSAVEALYRVIDPWGNNLQYIQPGTHNTSSFDIYSYGPDGQTGIGEDKTKDDITNW from the coding sequence ATGAAATATAATATGCGATTAAAGCGATCAAAATCTCTAAGATTTTTAACAGGTTTTACGATTATAGAAATGCTGGTCGTGATTTCTGTCATTGCTATTCTTGCCAGCATTCTCTTACCCGCCCTGAGCTCAGCCCAGAAAAAAGCAAAAATTACCAAAACGCAAACAATGATCGATACTATCACCGTTGCCCTCAAACAATACCGAACCGATTTTGGAGATTTTCCTCCCACCACTATTCCGGGAGTAACAGGGCCGGTATCCGCTGAATGCTTATATTATTATACGGCCGCAACCTTTGTCGCGGGCTCTTCCAACAGTAACATCATTTCAACAGGACCTTACATGGAATATCGAGCCAAAGATTTAGGCACTACAGGAGACACCGCCAATGTGGACGGCAGTAATTCAGCGGTTGAAGCCCTTTATCGCGTAATAGATCCCTGGGGAAATAATCTTCAATACATTCAACCTGGAACCCACAACACCAGTTCGTTTGATATTTACTCCTATGGTCCTGACGGACAGACGGGAATTGGCGAGGACAAGACAAAAGATGACATTACCAATTGGTGA
- a CDS encoding prepilin-type N-terminal cleavage/methylation domain-containing protein: MVKYEFIKETARSWRLEAKSQNAFTLFEIVVALGVLAIGVLGVLALFPVGLDTQKRALDYSNIAILAEWKMADIYYRSHLTGSNNSLTAYTSYPTGQSTPTPFAQNPKYSWRYNVSKPFSDLANFYRVDLYIYSINDLNNPAQSTENYYELPTN; encoded by the coding sequence ATGGTCAAATACGAATTTATAAAAGAAACTGCTAGGAGCTGGAGGCTAGAAGCTAAAAGTCAAAACGCCTTTACCCTCTTCGAGATCGTCGTTGCCTTGGGCGTTCTTGCAATCGGGGTTTTAGGAGTTCTAGCCCTTTTCCCTGTGGGGCTTGATACTCAGAAAAGGGCGCTAGATTATTCCAATATTGCAATTCTGGCCGAGTGGAAAATGGCAGATATTTACTATCGCAGCCACCTTACAGGAAGCAATAATAGTTTGACGGCTTACACAAGTTATCCAACAGGGCAATCGACTCCTACTCCATTTGCCCAGAATCCAAAATATTCCTGGCGCTACAATGTCTCAAAACCTTTTTCAGACTTGGCCAATTTCTACCGAGTCGATTTATACATTTACTCTATCAATGATCTCAATAATCCCGCACAATCAACGGAAAATTACTATGAACTTCCGACCAATTAA
- a CDS encoding CvpA family protein, with translation MKFNWLDIAFMALAARGFYVGVRRGILGELFLTAGVLASIVAALFLNSSVGKLISNHLSLGINLSDRVVIGCMIVLGILLSFLLGKMIQKLSHLFFRSNIDKVGGSILGGGRALIFSALLLTALIKWPSPVLQAQTQDSILGSYLTNQLNEVYGWLQTKMTASELVQMEKKAEELTEESQDVKNGS, from the coding sequence GTGAAATTTAACTGGTTAGATATTGCCTTTATGGCTTTGGCGGCTCGGGGATTTTATGTTGGGGTTCGACGGGGAATTTTGGGGGAATTGTTTTTAACGGCGGGAGTTTTAGCTTCTATCGTTGCTGCCCTTTTCTTAAATTCATCGGTTGGAAAACTAATATCGAATCATCTGTCGCTCGGGATCAATCTTTCGGATCGGGTTGTGATCGGGTGTATGATTGTTTTAGGAATTCTTCTCTCTTTTCTTTTAGGAAAAATGATTCAGAAGCTTTCTCATCTCTTTTTTCGATCCAATATTGATAAAGTGGGTGGGTCCATTTTAGGAGGAGGGAGGGCTTTAATTTTTTCAGCCCTGCTCCTCACTGCCTTGATAAAATGGCCTTCTCCCGTTTTACAGGCTCAAACGCAGGATTCCATTCTCGGATCTTATTTAACCAACCAGTTGAATGAGGTTTACGGTTGGTTACAAACCAAAATGACAGCTTCAGAACTGGTTCAAATGGAAAAGAAAGCTGAAGAGTTGACTGAAGAGAGTCAAGATGTTAAGAATGGAAGTTAA
- a CDS encoding 16S rRNA (uracil(1498)-N(3))-methyltransferase codes for MTSHRIYIKKEIEVSQELILEGEEAHHLLHVVRVKPLNQLILFTPQAREFLAQVKEISKKDLILQVLKERQIFEKPYKMILAQAIPKSQKMDWIVEKASEIGVDEIFPLFTERVVKKTIRIDRWQKIAIAACQQCRRVNIPQVHSVQTWDEFILKTKEFDLALIPTLGRTDRQTMDGVVDQGNKFKNVVIAIGPEGDFSPSEVEKAIALGWIPIDLGPMTLRSETAAITSLAILDHELRKKLKV; via the coding sequence ATGACTTCTCATCGGATTTACATTAAAAAAGAAATAGAAGTATCTCAAGAGCTGATTCTTGAAGGAGAGGAAGCCCATCATCTTCTTCATGTTGTTCGAGTTAAACCCCTCAATCAACTTATTCTTTTTACCCCTCAAGCTCGTGAGTTTTTAGCACAGGTGAAAGAAATTTCTAAAAAAGATTTAATCCTTCAAGTTCTTAAAGAGCGTCAAATTTTTGAAAAACCTTATAAAATGATTTTGGCGCAAGCCATTCCAAAATCTCAGAAGATGGACTGGATCGTTGAGAAGGCTTCAGAAATCGGAGTGGACGAGATTTTTCCCCTTTTTACAGAGCGGGTTGTAAAGAAAACGATTCGAATCGATCGATGGCAAAAAATTGCGATTGCTGCTTGTCAACAATGCCGAAGAGTGAATATCCCCCAAGTTCATTCCGTTCAAACATGGGATGAATTTATTTTGAAGACCAAAGAATTTGACCTCGCTTTGATTCCGACTTTAGGAAGAACAGATCGTCAAACGATGGATGGTGTCGTAGATCAAGGAAATAAATTTAAGAATGTTGTCATTGCGATTGGCCCCGAAGGCGACTTTTCTCCCTCCGAAGTCGAGAAAGCAATAGCCCTGGGTTGGATTCCCATTGATTTAGGCCCCATGACGCTCCGCTCAGAAACCGCCGCGATTACCAGTCTTGCTATTTTAGACCATGAGTTGAGGAAAAAGCTAAAAGTCTAA